A region from the Vicia villosa cultivar HV-30 ecotype Madison, WI linkage group LG3, Vvil1.0, whole genome shotgun sequence genome encodes:
- the LOC131658240 gene encoding uncharacterized protein LOC131658240 produces MLWEELKSLSRNMIGGWMVVGDFNDIDVIRDKKGGLPASIQSCQRMRSRMEDCNLNNVEARGPKFTWKGPVYHGGQRIYEKLDRALSNDDWKFQFPDAFVQVLVRVDFSDHHPILINLQDNPPRVQKRNFRFESAWLMHDSYQPMLHEVWQKDQPLIQNLRNVVKGIEHWKFESFDQVKRMKKRLMRRLEGVQVKLQVKYNYGGMRKLEKQLQKELNEILSKEEMMWFKRSRTVWLADGDRNTKYYHMKTLNRRRRNKIMSLKDEKNNWITDQEDLKAHVTMFYKKLFSCPQSWRSWGQTRITFPKLNKESL; encoded by the coding sequence ATGTTATGGGAGGAGTTGAAGTCCTTATCGAGGAACATGATTGGTGGTTGGATGGTTGTAGGTGATTTTAATGATATCGATGTTATCCGTGACAAGAAAGGTGGTTTACCAGCTTCTATTCAAAGTTGTCAAAGGATGAGGAGCAGAATGGAAGATTGTAATCTGAACAATGTGGAGGCTCGTGGACCTAAATTTACGTGGAAAGGCCCGGTTTATCATGGTGGGCAAAGAATCTATGAAAAGCTTGACAGAGCTCTGAGCAATGATGATTGGAAATTCCAGTTCCCTGATGCTTTTGTTCAGGTTTTGGTGCGTGTTGATTTCTCGGATCACCATCCCATTCTTATTAATCTGCAGGATAATCCACCTCGTGTCCAGAAGAGGAATTTCAGATTTGAGAGTGCTTGGCTCATGCATGACTCTTATCAACCTATGCTTCACGAAGTTTGGCAAAAGGATCAGCCCCTCATTCAGAATCTTCGTAATGTGGTTAAAGGTATTGAGCATTGGAAATTTGAATCGTTTGACCAAGTTAAGAGAATGAAGAAGCGGCTTATGAGACGTCTCGAAGGAGTACAAGTTAAACTTCAGGTCAAGTACAATTATGGTGGAATGAGGAAGCTGGAGAAGCAGCTGCAGAAGGAATTAAATGAGATATTGAGTAAAGAGGAAATGATGTGGTTTAAGCGGTCTAGAACAGTGTGGTTGGCTGATGGGGATCGGAACACAAAGTATTACCATATGAAGACCTTaaatagaagaagaaggaacaaGATAATGTCACTTAAAGATGAGAAAAATAACTGGATTACTGATCAAGAAGACCTAAAAGCTCATGTCACTATGTTCTATAAAAAGTTATTTTCTTGCCCTCAAAGTTGGCGCAGCTGGGGCCAAACACGTATCACTTTTCCTAAGCTTAATAAGGAGAGCTTATAG